From one Flavobacterium sp. N502536 genomic stretch:
- a CDS encoding peptide MFS transporter produces MEQKITLEEIQNFKGNYPKQLWYLFFVEMWERFCFYGMRGVLVIFMVDQLFLKEDHASEQYGAIQAFVYAFTFIGGIFADKVLGFKKSLFFGGIVMILGNLLIAIAPHDFFYYGIAFSIIGTGFFKPNVSSMVGELYHEEDGRRDAGYGMFYAGINVGGLFGGALCVYLGKFYSWQLCFLSAAIVMFLGLITFLFTKKHLGPIGDSPLLNLTPQKRRIREIAVYAVSILSLPFIFIMVKNTKYTDYFMYTIGTVAVLYFAYELFKLGDSKLQKKLFAAFLFVFFYFLFNSIYEQSGGSLSLFAKDNLNNKLLFFTIDPNVVNNSSNTFFVVVLSPLIGLLWIWLGKRKIEPNTLIKFGIGFLFLAASFYIFYLTKFFADANGIASLNVFTFAYLITTIGELCLGPIGMSIITKLSPKRLFGMMMGLWFLASAFGQLAAGKLGAEISRSNTGDTLISKLQSYTEGYYQLAIYSLVAGLILLAISPIIRKLMQEVK; encoded by the coding sequence ATGGAGCAGAAGATCACTTTAGAGGAGATTCAAAATTTTAAAGGCAATTACCCAAAACAACTGTGGTACTTGTTTTTTGTTGAAATGTGGGAGCGTTTTTGTTTTTATGGAATGCGAGGTGTTCTTGTTATTTTTATGGTAGATCAGCTTTTTTTGAAAGAAGATCATGCCAGTGAGCAATACGGAGCCATTCAGGCTTTTGTGTATGCCTTTACTTTTATAGGCGGAATTTTTGCAGATAAAGTGCTGGGATTCAAAAAATCATTGTTTTTTGGTGGAATCGTTATGATTCTCGGGAACCTTTTGATTGCTATTGCGCCTCATGATTTCTTTTATTACGGAATTGCCTTCTCGATTATCGGGACTGGTTTTTTTAAGCCGAATGTTTCTTCAATGGTAGGAGAATTGTACCATGAAGAAGATGGCCGTAGAGACGCGGGTTACGGAATGTTTTATGCCGGAATAAATGTGGGCGGACTTTTTGGTGGTGCTTTGTGTGTTTATTTAGGGAAGTTTTATTCTTGGCAATTGTGCTTTTTATCCGCTGCAATTGTAATGTTTTTAGGTTTGATCACCTTCTTATTTACTAAAAAACATTTAGGACCTATTGGTGATTCGCCGTTATTGAATTTAACACCGCAAAAGAGACGAATTCGCGAGATAGCCGTATATGCTGTCTCTATTTTGAGTTTGCCTTTTATTTTTATAATGGTTAAGAATACGAAGTATACGGATTATTTCATGTATACTATTGGTACAGTTGCCGTTTTGTATTTTGCTTATGAATTGTTTAAACTGGGAGATTCTAAACTGCAAAAGAAGCTTTTTGCTGCTTTTCTGTTTGTATTTTTCTACTTCCTGTTCAATTCTATTTACGAACAAAGTGGTGGATCATTATCGCTTTTTGCAAAAGACAATCTGAATAATAAATTGTTGTTTTTTACAATTGATCCCAATGTTGTGAACAACAGCTCGAATACTTTCTTTGTAGTCGTTTTAAGTCCGCTTATTGGTTTGTTATGGATATGGTTAGGGAAGCGCAAAATTGAACCGAATACTTTGATTAAATTCGGAATTGGGTTTTTATTCCTGGCTGCTTCTTTCTACATCTTCTATTTGACCAAATTCTTTGCTGATGCTAACGGAATTGCTTCATTAAATGTCTTTACGTTTGCGTATCTGATAACCACTATAGGAGAGCTTTGTCTGGGGCCAATCGGAATGTCGATTATTACCAAATTGTCTCCAAAAAGATTATTCGGAATGATGATGGGATTGTGGTTCCTTGCAAGTGCTTTTGGACAGTTGGCTGCGGGTAAACTGGGAGCCGAGATTTCCAGATCAAATACCGGAGACACCTTGATTTCTAAATTGCAATCGTATACAGAAGGTTACTATCAACTCGCTATTTATTCGCTTGTTGCGGGCTTGATATTATTGGCAATTTCGCCAATTATTAGAAAATTAATGCAAGAAGTAAAATAG
- a CDS encoding thioredoxin family protein, with protein sequence MKKIFLITLFLTGAFVTQAQELKWYTDVKEAITISNKEKKPLLMFFTGSDWCGWCIRLQNEVLKTAEFKKWATENVVLVELDYPRRTPQTPELKNQNNELQQAFGIQGFPTIYFTSAESKDGKVNFKGLGQTGYVAGGPTAWLTVAEGIVHPKKS encoded by the coding sequence ATGAAAAAAATATTTTTAATAACACTGTTTTTAACCGGGGCATTTGTAACACAAGCACAAGAGCTAAAATGGTATACAGATGTCAAAGAAGCTATCACAATAAGTAATAAGGAAAAAAAACCTTTGTTGATGTTTTTTACCGGAAGTGACTGGTGTGGATGGTGTATTCGTTTACAGAATGAGGTTTTAAAAACAGCTGAATTCAAAAAATGGGCAACCGAAAATGTGGTTTTAGTTGAACTTGATTATCCAAGAAGAACACCACAGACGCCGGAGCTTAAAAATCAGAATAATGAATTGCAGCAAGCATTCGGAATTCAGGGATTCCCTACTATTTATTTTACAAGCGCTGAATCCAAAGACGGCAAAGTCAATTTTAAAGGACTGGGTCAGACAGGATATGTGGCGGGAGGTCCGACTGCCTGGTTAACAGTTGCGGAAGGAATTGTACATCCGAAAAAGTCTTAA
- a CDS encoding thioredoxin family protein produces the protein MTKKILILLFFFGSIFMQAQNLVWKTNMTDAIALSNEQKKPMLILFTASGVPENLQNEIFKTPDFAVWSRDNVILVKLDLSDSTADESDKEQKLKLKAAFGVEDLPEVCFASASIRKNKTTFSALGKISYKPGGAKAWIAESNAILHSSE, from the coding sequence ATGACCAAAAAAATACTTATCCTACTATTTTTTTTCGGTTCAATTTTTATGCAGGCACAGAACTTAGTTTGGAAAACGAACATGACGGATGCAATTGCACTTAGTAATGAACAGAAAAAACCAATGCTAATTTTATTCACTGCCTCAGGTGTACCGGAAAATCTTCAAAACGAAATTTTCAAAACTCCCGATTTTGCGGTTTGGTCACGCGACAACGTTATTCTTGTAAAGCTTGATTTGTCTGACAGTACTGCCGATGAAAGTGATAAAGAGCAAAAACTCAAACTAAAAGCTGCTTTTGGAGTAGAGGACTTACCCGAAGTATGTTTCGCAAGCGCCTCGATCAGAAAAAATAAAACCACATTTAGCGCCTTAGGAAAAATTTCGTATAAACCGGGTGGTGCAAAAGCCTGGATTGCCGAATCAAATGCAATACTACATTCAAGCGAATGA
- a CDS encoding thioredoxin family protein, protein MTRKLLILLFFLGAFGLHSQNLIWKTDMNDAIMASDSQKRPLLIFFTTAGAPQRMQSEVFVTPDFAVWSRDNVILVKLDLSDTSVSDLVKEQNLKLKNALGIAELPQVCLLMASVRKGKTTFNNLGLVPYRQGGAKTWIADANLILNP, encoded by the coding sequence ATGACCCGAAAACTACTTATCTTATTGTTCTTTTTAGGTGCGTTTGGTCTGCATTCACAAAACCTAATTTGGAAGACAGATATGAATGATGCCATCATGGCAAGTGACTCACAAAAACGGCCTTTGTTGATTTTTTTTACCACTGCGGGGGCTCCACAGAGAATGCAGAGTGAAGTTTTTGTTACGCCTGATTTTGCAGTATGGTCGCGTGATAATGTTATTTTAGTAAAACTGGATCTGTCTGATACTTCCGTGTCTGATCTTGTAAAAGAGCAAAATCTGAAACTAAAAAATGCTTTAGGCATTGCAGAACTCCCACAAGTATGTCTTTTGATGGCTTCCGTCAGAAAAGGCAAAACCACCTTTAACAATCTAGGTCTGGTTCCTTATAGACAGGGAGGTGCAAAAACGTGGATAGCAGATGCAAATCTAATTTTGAATCCATAA
- a CDS encoding ComEC/Rec2 family competence protein → MKVLDFPLTKITLWFICGILVSYYGVPTFQVVVSGFLIGFSLFLLVYFSIIKHKKLSILFGISTYWVSFFMGAATLLFHTEWLQKSNYTHNREAFTAPQTITFVIREKLKSNAYNDRYTALVKTINNRNFSGKILVNIQKDSTTKPIIIGQILKAKTILQRNNSNKNPNQFDYKKYLTDKQTYAQVYLHTAEISVSQKLQKDIWYYSGRLHSRIYNNLKKAGFNQTEMNVALALILGQRQEISNDLIQDYQFSGATHILSVSGLHVGFIMLFIHFILKPVPNTRKGSLLKLVSILLALSLFAVLSGLSPSVLRSVVMFSFLAVANHLRRAGSVYHTLMVSLLLILLFEPYFLFDVGFQLSYLALFFIFWLQPLLKSMWSPKLQISKFLWNALTVSFAAQIGTLPLCLYYFHQFPGLFFVTNIVVIPILSFIMIAGIILLFLAIFLPPPLFLIEIFEKSIFLLNLTIHHIASLEWFVVRDISFNFYLLISSYFVVVAATILGRKINYTTTFAVLISIITFQISLLYTKRETETQQEMIVYHLKKSSLISERKGSAIKVYSNDTVLLQKSEVTLLNSYLVGNFGKLNTTDKMKNMLFFNGKKILVIDSSGVYESKIQPDILLLVQSPKINLDRVLEMVHPKIIIADGSNTYVIQKIWKGSCTKKKIPFHATAEKGFYSLTE, encoded by the coding sequence ATGAAAGTATTAGATTTTCCTTTGACTAAAATTACCCTCTGGTTTATTTGCGGTATTTTGGTTTCGTATTACGGTGTACCAACATTCCAGGTGGTGGTCTCAGGCTTTCTCATTGGTTTTAGTCTTTTTTTACTGGTTTATTTTTCTATTATAAAACATAAAAAGCTGTCGATACTCTTCGGGATAAGCACTTATTGGGTTTCATTTTTTATGGGTGCTGCAACACTTTTATTCCACACCGAATGGCTGCAAAAATCCAATTATACGCACAACAGGGAAGCTTTTACCGCACCTCAGACTATTACTTTTGTCATACGCGAAAAACTAAAAAGCAATGCCTACAACGATCGCTATACTGCCCTAGTTAAAACCATCAACAACAGGAATTTCTCTGGAAAAATTCTCGTAAACATTCAAAAGGACAGCACGACAAAGCCCATTATTATTGGACAAATCCTAAAAGCGAAAACCATTTTACAACGCAATAACTCAAATAAAAACCCAAATCAGTTTGACTATAAAAAGTACCTTACGGACAAACAGACTTATGCTCAGGTATATCTTCATACAGCAGAAATTTCGGTGAGCCAAAAACTTCAAAAGGACATTTGGTACTATTCGGGCCGCCTGCATTCCAGAATTTATAACAATCTGAAAAAGGCTGGTTTTAATCAAACGGAAATGAATGTGGCACTTGCGCTTATTTTGGGGCAACGGCAAGAAATTTCAAACGATCTTATTCAGGATTATCAATTCTCAGGAGCCACGCACATTTTGTCTGTTTCCGGGCTGCATGTTGGTTTTATCATGCTGTTTATCCATTTTATTCTAAAACCGGTTCCCAATACCCGAAAAGGTTCTTTATTAAAATTAGTTTCGATCCTGCTGGCACTTTCTCTTTTTGCGGTACTCTCGGGGTTGTCTCCGTCGGTATTGCGCTCGGTTGTTATGTTTTCCTTTCTTGCTGTGGCTAACCATCTTAGAAGAGCGGGCAGTGTTTACCACACTTTAATGGTTTCTTTGCTTTTAATTCTGCTTTTCGAACCGTATTTTTTGTTTGATGTTGGTTTTCAGCTCAGTTATCTCGCCTTGTTTTTTATTTTTTGGCTGCAGCCTTTGTTAAAAAGTATGTGGTCTCCAAAACTCCAAATTTCAAAATTCCTCTGGAATGCGCTAACCGTTTCCTTTGCTGCTCAGATAGGTACCTTACCGCTCTGTTTGTATTACTTTCATCAGTTTCCGGGTTTGTTTTTTGTGACCAATATTGTTGTAATTCCAATTTTGTCTTTTATCATGATCGCCGGAATTATCCTCCTCTTTCTTGCCATTTTTCTCCCTCCTCCTTTATTTTTAATTGAGATATTCGAAAAAAGTATTTTCCTTTTAAACCTTACGATTCATCACATTGCTTCACTTGAATGGTTTGTTGTACGCGATATTAGCTTTAACTTCTACCTTTTGATTTCTTCTTATTTTGTCGTTGTTGCAGCCACTATTTTGGGTAGGAAAATCAATTATACTACGACGTTTGCTGTACTGATTTCTATTATCACGTTTCAAATTTCTTTACTTTATACCAAAAGAGAAACAGAGACCCAACAAGAGATGATTGTCTACCACCTCAAGAAAAGCTCTCTAATTTCGGAAAGAAAAGGCAGCGCTATCAAGGTGTATTCAAATGATACTGTACTGCTTCAAAAGTCAGAAGTAACCCTTCTGAACTCTTATTTGGTGGGAAACTTCGGCAAACTAAACACTACCGACAAGATGAAAAACATGCTGTTTTTTAACGGCAAAAAAATCTTAGTCATCGATAGTTCCGGAGTTTATGAAAGTAAAATTCAACCGGACATACTGCTATTGGTCCAATCTCCGAAAATAAACTTAGATCGCGTTTTAGAAATGGTACATCCGAAAATTATAATCGCAGACGGATCGAATACTTACGTTATCCAGAAAATCTGGAAAGGCAGCTGTACTAAAAAAAAGATCCCTTTTCATGCTACAGCCGAAAAGGGATTCTATTCTTTAACTGAATAA
- a CDS encoding C40 family peptidase, translated as MKKAALLLLVIVLLASCKSASTAVSNKETKRENKYTVTHLIEHATDNIGVRYKAGGTTKSGYDCSGLVFTTFESENIKLPRNSFEQAKVGRVIKFNDARKGDLIFFKTNRSKQINHVGLIVEVKSDEIKFVHSSTSKGVIISSTKEAYYQNSFTQINRVIE; from the coding sequence TTGAAAAAAGCAGCTCTTTTACTACTCGTCATCGTCCTTCTTGCTTCTTGTAAATCGGCTTCAACAGCGGTGAGCAATAAGGAAACGAAGCGTGAGAACAAGTATACTGTTACTCATTTAATTGAGCACGCAACTGACAATATCGGGGTACGGTACAAAGCGGGCGGTACCACAAAAAGTGGTTATGACTGCTCGGGATTGGTATTTACCACCTTTGAATCAGAAAATATAAAACTACCCCGAAATTCTTTTGAACAGGCCAAAGTGGGCAGGGTAATTAAGTTTAACGATGCCCGGAAAGGCGATTTAATTTTCTTTAAAACCAACAGAAGTAAACAAATTAATCATGTTGGACTGATTGTAGAAGTAAAGTCGGACGAAATTAAATTTGTTCATTCTTCCACGTCAAAAGGAGTGATCATTTCATCAACCAAGGAAGCTTATTATCAAAATTCATTTACTCAAATCAACAGGGTAATCGAATAA
- the lpxB gene encoding lipid-A-disaccharide synthase, with translation MKYYIIAGEASGDLHGSNLMKALYEEDPQAEIRFWGGDLMQKAGGTLVKHYRELAFMGFVEVLFNLKTILNNIKICKKDITAFQPDVLIFIDYPGFNMRIAKWAKALHYKTHYYISPQIWAWKENRIKAIKQDIDKMFVILPFEKSFYEDKHHFPVDFVGHPLIDAIQNQPSFDETTFRKDNQLGEKPIIAVLPGSRQQEITKMLSVMLSVVDDFQDYEFVIAGAPSQDFEFYQQFISNKNIKFISNKTYDLLRSSTAALVTSGTATLETALFKVPEVVCYKGSAISYQIAKRIITLKYISLVNLIMDKEVVTELIQDECNTKRIKEELQKLLTPDYREKLLKNYDILEQKLGGIGASKKTAKLIVADLKNV, from the coding sequence ATGAAATACTACATAATAGCTGGTGAAGCGTCAGGAGATTTACATGGTTCTAATTTAATGAAAGCCTTATACGAGGAAGATCCTCAGGCAGAAATTAGATTTTGGGGTGGTGATTTAATGCAAAAAGCCGGTGGAACTCTGGTCAAACATTACCGCGAACTGGCTTTCATGGGGTTTGTTGAAGTTCTTTTCAATTTGAAAACGATTTTAAACAATATTAAAATTTGCAAAAAAGACATTACCGCTTTCCAGCCTGATGTTCTGATCTTTATAGACTATCCGGGTTTTAATATGCGCATTGCCAAATGGGCCAAAGCTTTGCATTACAAGACGCATTATTATATTTCGCCACAAATCTGGGCGTGGAAAGAAAACCGTATTAAGGCAATCAAACAGGATATCGACAAGATGTTTGTGATCTTGCCTTTCGAAAAAAGTTTTTACGAAGACAAGCATCATTTTCCGGTTGATTTTGTGGGACATCCTCTAATTGATGCGATTCAGAATCAGCCTTCATTTGACGAAACAACCTTCAGAAAAGACAACCAATTGGGAGAAAAACCAATTATCGCAGTGCTGCCCGGAAGCCGTCAACAGGAAATTACAAAAATGCTGAGTGTTATGCTTAGTGTCGTTGATGATTTTCAGGACTATGAATTTGTAATTGCAGGCGCTCCAAGTCAGGATTTTGAGTTTTATCAGCAATTCATCAGCAATAAAAACATCAAATTTATTTCGAACAAAACTTACGATTTGTTGCGTTCTTCAACGGCAGCTCTGGTAACCTCCGGAACGGCTACTCTGGAAACGGCTCTTTTTAAAGTTCCTGAAGTTGTTTGTTACAAAGGAAGCGCTATTTCCTATCAGATTGCAAAACGCATCATTACGCTAAAATACATTTCGCTTGTTAATTTAATCATGGATAAAGAAGTGGTTACAGAATTAATTCAGGATGAATGCAATACCAAACGAATTAAAGAAGAACTGCAGAAATTGCTAACTCCTGATTATCGTGAAAAATTGCTGAAAAATTACGACATCCTGGAGCAAAAACTAGGCGGAATAGGCGCCAGTAAAAAAACGGCAAAACTTATTGTTGCTGATTTAAAAAACGTTTAA
- the surE gene encoding 5'/3'-nucleotidase SurE produces the protein MKNEKPLILVTNDDGILAPGIRALISVMETIGEVVVVAPDKPQSAMGHAITINNTLFLDKISKEEDVVTEYSCSGTPVDCVKLAVNEILKRKPDLCVSGINHGSNSSINVIYSGTMSAAVEAGIEGIQAIGFSLLDFDWNADFEPIKSFVRKITLETLENKLPPGVVLNVNFPKLKEEEIKGIKICRQAKAYYAQKFDKRQTPFGKDYYWLTGKFTNEDQGEDTDEWALENGYISVVPVQFDLTAHHTMQQLNTWKLNE, from the coding sequence ATGAAAAATGAGAAACCCCTAATATTAGTTACCAACGATGATGGCATTTTAGCTCCCGGAATCAGAGCTTTAATAAGTGTAATGGAAACGATTGGCGAAGTAGTGGTGGTGGCACCGGACAAACCCCAGAGTGCCATGGGCCATGCCATCACGATAAACAATACGCTGTTTCTTGACAAAATTTCTAAAGAAGAAGACGTGGTAACCGAATACAGCTGCTCCGGAACCCCTGTAGACTGTGTCAAACTGGCGGTAAATGAAATTTTAAAAAGAAAACCGGACTTGTGTGTTTCGGGAATTAATCACGGATCGAATTCGTCTATTAATGTCATTTATTCAGGTACGATGAGCGCTGCTGTAGAGGCCGGAATAGAAGGCATTCAGGCAATTGGTTTTTCTTTACTGGATTTTGACTGGAATGCCGATTTTGAACCGATCAAGTCGTTCGTTAGAAAGATTACTTTGGAAACACTGGAAAACAAGCTGCCGCCGGGCGTGGTTTTAAATGTAAATTTTCCAAAATTAAAAGAAGAAGAAATTAAAGGAATAAAAATTTGTCGTCAGGCGAAAGCCTACTACGCACAGAAGTTTGACAAAAGACAAACTCCATTCGGGAAAGATTATTACTGGCTTACCGGAAAATTCACCAACGAAGATCAGGGCGAGGATACCGATGAATGGGCCTTAGAAAACGGATATATTTCGGTTGTTCCGGTGCAATTTGATTTAACTGCACATCATACTATGCAACAGCTCAATACGTGGAAATTAAACGAATAA
- a CDS encoding carboxy terminal-processing peptidase produces the protein MNAIIKFMKRNYKILIAVLCLSLTLFAFKINADKSVDPDPNRDKTLLELLAFVIEKGHYSPAEINDEFSKGIFKDYIEALDPSKRFFLQSDIDEFKQYELQLDDQFLNKDLTFFNLTYTRLMKRMEESKKRYKTILAQPFNYDVDETFNADYDKLPYAKNTAEINERWRKQIKLSTLSSLVTKQKLEEDKKKTDPNYKEKTFETLEKETRESSLKSLDDNFSLIKDLNKEDWFSVYVNSIMTRFDPHTSYFAPEDKDRFDVNISGKLEGIGARLTKKNDFTQIDELISGGPAWKGKQLEAGDLILKVAQGNEEPVDVVGMRLDDVVKKIKGHKGTEVKLTVKKVDGTIKIISIIRDVVEIEETYAKSSIVERNGLKYGVIYLPKFYIDFENKDGRDAGKDIALEVERLKKEDINGIVLDVRDDGGGSLSTVVDIAGLFIEEGPIVQVKSAGKKKEVLYDKDKKVEWDGPLVIMVNSFSASASEILAAAIQDYKRGVIIGSKQTYGKGTVQNVLDLNQFVRNANYGDLGALKITGQKFYRINGGSTQLEGVHSDVVMPDRYAYLKMGERDIDNAMPWDKIDPADYSTWHSNGNFNKAIESSRNRIAQNAQFKLIEDNAKWIDVKNKENTYSLNIKSFKATQEQVENEGKKYKPISDYKNSLVFKSLPYEELEMKSDATLKEKRDAWHQALSKDVYVEEALNVLDDLQVKSVVKNTNTTKIKRDKLVKS, from the coding sequence ATGAATGCTATTATTAAGTTTATGAAAAGAAATTATAAAATACTTATAGCCGTATTATGCTTGTCATTGACTTTGTTTGCTTTTAAGATAAATGCAGACAAATCAGTAGATCCGGACCCGAATAGAGATAAAACACTTTTGGAATTATTAGCATTTGTTATTGAAAAAGGACACTACAGTCCGGCAGAAATAAATGACGAGTTTTCTAAAGGAATTTTTAAAGATTATATCGAAGCATTAGACCCTTCAAAAAGATTCTTTTTGCAATCTGATATTGATGAATTCAAACAATATGAGTTGCAATTAGACGATCAGTTTTTGAATAAAGATTTAACGTTTTTCAATCTTACTTATACAAGATTGATGAAACGAATGGAAGAAAGCAAAAAACGTTATAAGACTATTTTAGCACAGCCTTTCAACTACGATGTGGATGAAACTTTTAATGCGGATTATGATAAACTGCCGTATGCAAAAAATACAGCAGAGATTAACGAAAGATGGAGAAAACAAATTAAATTGTCTACCCTTTCTTCATTGGTAACCAAACAAAAATTAGAAGAAGATAAAAAGAAAACAGATCCTAATTATAAGGAGAAAACTTTTGAAACTTTAGAAAAAGAAACTCGTGAAAGTTCATTAAAATCTTTAGACGACAACTTTAGTTTGATTAAAGATCTGAACAAAGAAGATTGGTTTTCAGTATATGTAAACTCAATCATGACGCGTTTTGATCCGCACACCAGTTATTTTGCACCGGAAGATAAAGACCGTTTTGATGTTAACATCAGTGGAAAATTAGAAGGTATTGGAGCAAGACTGACCAAGAAAAATGATTTCACTCAAATCGATGAGTTAATTTCAGGAGGTCCGGCATGGAAAGGAAAACAGCTTGAAGCCGGAGATTTAATTTTGAAAGTTGCACAAGGAAACGAAGAGCCTGTAGATGTCGTAGGAATGCGTTTGGATGATGTTGTGAAAAAAATTAAAGGACACAAAGGAACTGAGGTTAAACTTACGGTTAAAAAAGTAGACGGTACGATTAAGATCATTTCTATCATCAGAGATGTAGTTGAAATTGAAGAAACTTACGCTAAATCGAGTATTGTAGAAAGAAACGGTTTGAAATACGGAGTAATCTATTTACCTAAATTTTATATCGATTTTGAAAATAAAGACGGTCGTGATGCCGGGAAAGACATTGCTCTTGAAGTAGAAAGACTTAAAAAAGAAGATATAAACGGTATCGTGCTTGATGTGCGTGACGATGGAGGTGGATCTTTATCAACTGTAGTGGATATTGCCGGATTGTTTATTGAAGAAGGACCAATCGTTCAGGTAAAATCGGCAGGAAAAAAGAAAGAAGTACTATACGACAAAGATAAAAAAGTAGAGTGGGACGGTCCGTTAGTAATCATGGTAAACAGCTTCTCGGCTTCGGCTTCAGAAATTTTAGCTGCTGCAATTCAGGATTACAAACGTGGAGTGATCATCGGTAGTAAACAAACCTACGGAAAAGGAACAGTTCAAAATGTATTGGATCTAAATCAGTTTGTGCGTAACGCAAATTATGGAGATCTGGGTGCTTTGAAAATTACAGGACAAAAGTTTTACAGAATCAATGGAGGTTCAACTCAGTTAGAAGGAGTTCATAGTGATGTGGTAATGCCGGATCGTTATGCTTACTTAAAAATGGGAGAGCGCGATATTGACAATGCAATGCCTTGGGATAAAATAGATCCTGCTGATTACAGTACATGGCATTCAAATGGAAATTTCAACAAAGCAATTGAAAGCAGTAGAAACAGAATTGCTCAAAATGCGCAATTTAAATTAATTGAAGACAATGCAAAATGGATTGATGTTAAGAATAAAGAGAATACGTATAGCTTAAACATCAAAAGTTTCAAAGCGACTCAGGAGCAGGTAGAAAATGAAGGTAAAAAATACAAACCAATTTCTGATTATAAAAACAGTCTGGTTTTTAAATCATTGCCTTACGAAGAGCTTGAAATGAAAAGCGATGCTACATTAAAAGAAAAAAGAGATGCCTGGCATCAGGCATTGTCTAAAGATGTTTATGTTGAAGAAGCATTGAATGTTTTAGATGATTTACAAGTTAAAAGTGTGGTAAAAAATACCAACACTACTAAAATCAAAAGAGATAAATTAGTAAAATCTTAG
- a CDS encoding DNA/RNA non-specific endonuclease, translating into MKNYIVWGVLGLVLFSCKKESSESEKLPQQQQAPFVANQSSTDSTFTVAYLPTSTTKQIVKHKYYTLSYNEKFEQAEWVAYELKKEYLKNADYKRPYFIEDPKVTTGSADWRNYKKSGYDKGHLCPAGDMEFNESAYNDTFYTSNISPQDHDFNSGIWNRLEQKTRYWAEKYKDVYVVTGGILKDSDKKIGTEKVAVPKYFYKIILAKTGKEHKAIAFLVPNEDSDKSLYDFVVPIETLEKMSGIDFFPNVKNLKTSQSF; encoded by the coding sequence ATGAAAAACTATATCGTTTGGGGTGTATTGGGATTGGTATTGTTTTCGTGTAAAAAAGAAAGCAGCGAAAGTGAAAAATTGCCTCAGCAGCAGCAGGCTCCGTTTGTTGCAAATCAAAGTAGTACAGACTCTACATTCACAGTCGCGTATTTGCCAACTTCTACCACCAAACAAATCGTAAAGCACAAATACTACACCTTGTCTTACAATGAAAAATTTGAACAGGCAGAGTGGGTTGCTTATGAATTAAAGAAAGAATATTTAAAAAATGCCGACTATAAACGTCCTTATTTCATCGAAGATCCAAAAGTAACAACGGGTTCTGCCGATTGGAGGAATTATAAAAAATCGGGTTATGATAAAGGACATCTTTGTCCGGCCGGAGATATGGAGTTTAATGAGAGTGCTTACAACGATACATTTTACACCTCAAACATTTCACCTCAGGATCACGATTTCAATAGCGGAATCTGGAACAGATTAGAACAAAAAACACGTTACTGGGCTGAAAAGTACAAGGATGTTTATGTAGTGACAGGAGGGATTTTGAAAGATTCAGATAAAAAAATAGGAACAGAGAAAGTCGCTGTTCCTAAATATTTTTATAAAATCATTTTGGCTAAAACCGGAAAAGAGCATAAAGCAATCGCTTTTTTGGTTCCGAATGAGGATAGCGATAAGTCACTTTATGATTTTGTAGTTCCGATCGAAACTCTTGAGAAAATGAGCGGAATTGATTTCTTTCCGAACGTCAAGAATTTAAAAACTAGTCAAAGCTTTTAA